Proteins encoded within one genomic window of Entelurus aequoreus isolate RoL-2023_Sb linkage group LG26, RoL_Eaeq_v1.1, whole genome shotgun sequence:
- the gpr84 gene encoding G-protein coupled receptor 84: MLLNVTNQTDDGFSCYSPSVEVYRYFAVLWGCAVTVTGTIGNLMTILAFASDSHLRTRFNVLIVNLALADLLYCTVLQPISVDCYLHLRWRSGELWCRIFGLLLFLSNSVSIITLCLVAVSRYLLVGRRAVFNRVFSNCGLTCLLIATWALGLASFSPLWSVYVFVPQVCTCSFHRIRGRPYTTILLFFYFFVGLACVGTFYFLIYRRVRLASLALLRYRFSRRSSKKKAPEADDSGVGNSMATCSSDLGTQGKFTEIENPLQNTQCKTSKESPAHKPNPGVGSAPPLSPATPATASSGEDSEFKRVTRMCFAVFLCFVFCFVPFLLLNIADKRGSAPQVLHMLCANLTWLNSCINPILYAVMNRQFRKAYHVLLIRAATPFSYLWRQSS, translated from the coding sequence ATGTTGCTGAACGTCACCAACCAAACAGACGATGGCTTCTCCTGCTACAGTCCCTCGGTAGAGGTGTACCGCTACTTTGCCGTGCTGTGGGGATGTGCCGTCACCGTCACCGGCACAATTGGGAACCTGATGACCATTCTAGCGTTTGCCTCGGACTCCCACCTGAGGACCCGCTTCAATGTGCTGATTGTCAACCTGGCTCTGGCTGACCTCCTGTACTGCACCGTACTGCAGCCCATTTCCGTTGACTGCTACCTCCACCTCAGATGGCGCAGCGGCGAGCTCTGGTGCAGAATCTTTGGCCTGCTGCTCTTCCTCTCCAACTCGGTCTCCATTATCACCCTCTGCCTGGTAGCTGTGAGTCGGTACTTACTGGTTGGCAGACGGGCCGTTTTCAACCGCGTCTTCTCAAACTGCGGACTCACTTGCCTCCTGATTGCAACGTGGGCGCTCGGCCTGGCCAGCTTCAGCCCGCTCTGGTCCGTGTATGTGTTTGTGCCTCAGGTGTGCACATGCAGCTTCCACCGAATCAGGGGTCGCCCCTACACCACCATTCtgctcttcttctacttctttgtGGGACTGGCCTGCGTCGGCACCTTCTACTTCCTCATTTACCGACGCGTGCGGCTCGCATCGTTGGCCTTGCTACGCTACAGGTTCAGCCGCCGGTCTTCCAAGAAGAAAGCCCCGGAAGCGGACGACAGCGGTGTGGGGAACAGCATGGCCACTTGCAGCAGTGATCTGGGCACCCAGGGGAAATTCACAGAGATAGAGAATCCCCTCCAAAATACGCAATGCAAGACCTCAAAGGAATCACCTGCACACAAGCCAAACCCTGGCGTTGGAAGTGCGCCACCTTTAAGCCCTGCTACCCCCGCCACTGCCAGCTCAGGAGAGGATTCAGAATTTAAGCGTGTGACGCGCATGTGttttgcggttttcctgtgttttgtgTTTTGCTTCGTCCCCTTCCTGTTACTCAACATTGCCGATAAACGCGGCAGTGCCCCGCAGGTGCTGCACATGTTGTGTGCCAACCTCACCTGGCTCAACAGCTGTATCAACCCCATACTCTACGCCGTCATGAATCGACAATTCCGAAAGGCCTACCAtgtgctgctcatcagggcgGCTACACCTTTCTCATACCTCTGGAGGCAAAGCTCCTAA